One genomic segment of Arachis duranensis cultivar V14167 chromosome 4, aradu.V14167.gnm2.J7QH, whole genome shotgun sequence includes these proteins:
- the LOC107483445 gene encoding uncharacterized protein LOC107483445, with product MLDHPHQAMMRYNYNNPPSFPHQPEATANNGCYADYGGNGYGYGYGRGHDHSGSFGISGFNNNGYGNQNFSGATVNSGYYSADRNRYYTTNNHDSPIFNNSGSFHGSGNGSYYGGGFDARNYYGRSGYGPRF from the coding sequence ATGTTGGATCATCCTCATCAGGCTATGATGAGATATAATTACAATAACCCCCCATCATTTCCTCATCAGCCAGAAGCAACAGCTAACAACGGTTGTTATGCTGATTATGGTGGTAATGGTTATGGCTACGGCTACGGTCGTGGTCATGACCATAGTGGTTCTTTTGGGATAAGTGGATTCAACAACAATGGCTACGGCAACCAAAATTTCTCTGGTGCGACGGTTAACAGTGGATATTATTCCGCTGATCGAAACAGGTACTACACTACAAACAACCACGATTCCCCTATTTTTAACAATAGTGGCAGTTTCCATGGCAGTGGCAATGGAAGCTATTATGGAGGTGGTTTTGACGCAAGGAACTACTACGGTAGGAGTGGCTATGGTCCAAGGTTTTGA